A DNA window from Streptomyces bacillaris contains the following coding sequences:
- a CDS encoding NAD(P)/FAD-dependent oxidoreductase yields the protein MPEIVVVGGGFAGVWAAAAAARLLKGARQGVPGTVGETGGTAGPEHTVRLVTPEDDMVIRPRLYEADPHTMRVPLDRILAPAGVRRTAAAVTAIDTARRTLTAVDRTGEAREIAYDGLVLATGSRLVRPEIPGAEHLHDVDTLAGATALDAHLHTLPDLPEDRPKNLLNGLLNGLPKDRPEGTPTAAPARWTAVVVGSGATGLEVATELVSRLRTIAAPHGAADRVRVVLVERADAVGASLGAPAAPVIARALANLGIETRAGVTVTAVEAGAVTLSDGSRLPARTAVWTAGVRAAEPAELVPGRHDEAGRLEVDAFLRVPGVPGVWAAGDAATAPTGHGHRTVFSCQYAIPLGKLAGHNAAATLLGVEPEPFAPGPYVSCLDLGDAGGLYTTGWERAVQLTGDEAKKYKRAVTEQWIYPPLDDGPELLRQADHRLRTRRSNPV from the coding sequence ATGCCGGAGATCGTGGTGGTGGGCGGAGGGTTCGCCGGGGTGTGGGCCGCGGCGGCGGCCGCCCGCCTGCTGAAGGGGGCGCGGCAGGGCGTTCCGGGCACCGTGGGGGAAACGGGTGGGACAGCCGGACCGGAGCACACCGTCCGGCTGGTGACGCCCGAGGACGACATGGTGATACGCCCCCGGCTGTACGAGGCGGATCCCCACACCATGCGGGTGCCGCTGGACCGGATCCTGGCCCCGGCCGGGGTCCGCCGTACCGCCGCCGCCGTCACCGCGATCGACACCGCCCGGCGTACGCTGACCGCCGTCGACCGTACGGGCGAGGCGCGGGAGATCGCCTACGACGGGCTCGTCCTGGCCACCGGCAGCCGTCTCGTACGCCCGGAGATCCCCGGCGCCGAACACCTCCACGACGTCGACACCCTGGCGGGCGCCACCGCGCTCGACGCCCATCTGCACACCCTGCCGGACCTCCCGGAGGACCGGCCGAAGAACCTCCTGAATGGCCTCCTGAATGGCCTCCCGAAGGACCGGCCTGAGGGCACCCCGACGGCCGCCCCCGCCCGCTGGACGGCCGTGGTGGTCGGCAGCGGCGCGACCGGCCTGGAGGTGGCCACCGAGCTGGTGAGCCGGCTCCGGACGATCGCCGCCCCGCACGGCGCCGCCGACCGGGTCCGCGTGGTCCTGGTCGAGCGGGCCGACGCCGTCGGCGCCTCGCTGGGCGCGCCCGCCGCACCGGTGATCGCCCGCGCCCTGGCCAACCTCGGCATCGAGACCCGCGCGGGCGTCACCGTGACCGCGGTGGAGGCCGGTGCGGTCACCCTGTCCGACGGCTCCCGGCTCCCCGCCCGGACCGCCGTGTGGACCGCCGGGGTGCGGGCCGCCGAACCGGCCGAGCTGGTCCCGGGCCGCCACGACGAGGCGGGACGGCTGGAGGTCGACGCGTTCCTCCGGGTCCCCGGCGTCCCCGGGGTCTGGGCGGCGGGTGACGCGGCCACCGCCCCCACCGGGCACGGTCACCGCACGGTCTTCAGTTGCCAGTACGCGATCCCGCTGGGCAAGCTCGCGGGCCACAACGCGGCGGCCACGCTGCTCGGTGTCGAGCCCGAGCCGTTCGCGCCCGGCCCGTACGTCAGCTGCCTCGACCTCGGTGACGCGGGCGGCCTCTACACCACCGGCTGGGAGCGGGCGGTGCAGCTGACCGGGGACGAGGCCAAGAAGTACAAGCGGGCCGTCACCGAACAGTGGATCTACCCGCCGCTGGACGACGGGCCCGAGCTGCTGCGCCAGGCCGACCACCGGCTGCGTACCCGCAGGTCGAACCCGGTGTAA
- a CDS encoding 3-deoxy-7-phosphoheptulonate synthase, with protein MENALLDIHPPALHQPQWEDPSQVDRIRKELAARSPLVSGDDVRRLQVLLARVAAGEAHVIQAGDCAEDPAECTPGHVARKAAVLDLLAGALRLVTRGPVLRVGRIAGQYAKPRSNPTEWIDGVELLVFRGHLVNGPEADPESRRADALRLLTGYMSARDTMTHLGWESTGSTRFGIDPPVWTSHEALLMDYEVPLLRRDEAGRLLLGSTHWPWIGERTRQVDGAHVALLAEVANPVSSKVGPAMTPDELLALCERLDPHREPGRLTLIARMGADRVAEALPPLVTAVREAGHPVIWLTDPMHGNTVKVAGGVKTRFVETVRREVVAFHHAVRGAGGVAGGLHLETTPDAVTECVTDASAAVGPGSLYTTFCDPRLNPEQALSVVAAWSR; from the coding sequence GTGGAGAACGCCCTGCTCGACATCCACCCACCCGCGCTGCACCAGCCGCAGTGGGAGGACCCTTCCCAGGTCGACCGGATCCGCAAGGAACTGGCCGCCCGCTCCCCGCTGGTGAGCGGCGACGACGTCCGCCGGCTCCAGGTGCTGCTGGCCCGGGTGGCGGCGGGCGAGGCCCATGTGATCCAGGCCGGTGACTGCGCCGAGGACCCGGCCGAGTGCACGCCCGGCCATGTCGCCCGCAAGGCCGCCGTGCTGGACCTGCTGGCCGGGGCGCTGCGGCTGGTCACCCGGGGGCCCGTGCTGCGGGTGGGCCGGATCGCCGGGCAGTACGCCAAACCGCGGTCGAACCCCACCGAATGGATCGATGGCGTCGAACTCCTTGTCTTCCGGGGCCACTTGGTGAACGGCCCCGAGGCGGACCCGGAGAGCCGACGGGCCGACGCACTCCGACTGCTCACCGGCTACATGTCCGCCCGCGACACGATGACCCACCTGGGCTGGGAGTCCACCGGCTCCACCCGCTTCGGCATCGACCCGCCGGTCTGGACGAGCCACGAGGCGCTGCTGATGGACTACGAGGTCCCCCTGCTCCGCCGCGACGAGGCCGGCCGGCTGCTGCTGGGCTCCACCCACTGGCCGTGGATCGGGGAGCGCACCCGGCAGGTCGACGGTGCCCATGTGGCGCTGCTCGCCGAGGTGGCCAACCCGGTCTCCAGCAAGGTGGGCCCGGCCATGACCCCCGACGAACTGCTCGCCCTGTGCGAACGGCTCGACCCGCACCGCGAGCCGGGGCGGCTCACCCTGATCGCCCGGATGGGCGCGGACCGGGTCGCCGAGGCCCTGCCGCCCCTGGTGACGGCGGTCCGGGAGGCGGGGCACCCGGTGATCTGGCTGACCGACCCGATGCACGGCAACACCGTCAAGGTCGCCGGCGGAGTGAAGACCCGGTTCGTGGAGACCGTCCGGCGCGAGGTCGTCGCCTTCCACCACGCGGTGCGGGGCGCGGGCGGCGTCGCCGGGGGCCTCCACCTGGAGACCACCCCGGACGCGGTCACCGAGTGCGTCACGGACGCCTCGGCCGCCGTCGGGCCCGGCTCGCTTTACACCACGTTCTGCGACCCCCGGCTCAACCCGGAGCAGGCGCTCTCCGTCGTCGCCGCCTGGAGCCGGTGA
- a CDS encoding N-acetylmuramoyl-L-alanine amidase gives MPYDDSVPPTRRARPLLVAAALAALCLTAVAGCGGAQDPAGTDTGAAKPGPEAEATASASTSPSAIPTESRPSGATPTAPLPQGPLTGRTVVIDPGHNPRNREHTEEINQQVDIGTGRKECDTTGTSTDAGYAEARFTLDVSHRLRELLRAQGARVVLTHDDDRPFGPCIDERARIGNEAKADAVVSVHADGSAVGNRGFHVILPAAVKGGGADTSKIVKSSADLGARIAGHFVRTTGSAPSNYIGGGTGLDTRGDLGGLNLSTVPKVFVECGNMRDPKDAALLTDAGWRQKAAQGMADGIAAYLKG, from the coding sequence GTGCCGTACGACGACAGCGTTCCCCCCACCCGCCGTGCCCGGCCCCTCCTCGTGGCCGCCGCGCTGGCCGCGCTCTGCCTGACGGCGGTCGCCGGCTGCGGCGGCGCCCAGGACCCGGCCGGAACGGACACCGGCGCGGCGAAACCCGGCCCGGAAGCGGAAGCCACCGCATCCGCGTCCACGTCCCCGTCCGCGATCCCCACGGAGTCGCGGCCCTCTGGAGCGACACCCACCGCCCCGCTCCCCCAGGGCCCCCTGACCGGCCGGACCGTGGTGATCGACCCGGGCCACAACCCGCGTAACCGGGAGCACACCGAGGAGATCAACCAGCAGGTCGACATCGGCACGGGCCGCAAGGAGTGCGATACGACCGGTACGTCCACGGACGCCGGTTACGCGGAGGCCCGGTTCACCCTCGATGTGTCGCACCGGCTGCGGGAATTGCTCCGGGCGCAGGGGGCCCGGGTCGTGCTGACGCACGACGACGACCGGCCGTTCGGGCCCTGCATCGACGAGCGGGCCCGGATCGGCAACGAGGCGAAGGCGGACGCGGTGGTCTCGGTGCACGCGGACGGCTCGGCGGTGGGCAACCGGGGCTTCCACGTCATCCTGCCCGCGGCGGTGAAGGGCGGCGGGGCGGACACCTCGAAGATCGTGAAGAGTTCGGCCGATCTCGGGGCCCGGATCGCCGGACACTTCGTCCGGACGACCGGAAGCGCGCCCTCCAATTACATCGGCGGCGGCACCGGGCTGGACACCCGCGGCGATCTCGGCGGACTGAATCTGTCGACCGTGCCCAAAGTCTTCGTGGAATGCGGCAACATGCGTGACCCGAAGGACGCCGCCCTGCTGACCGACGCGGGCTGGCGGCAGAAGGCGGCCCAGGGCATGGCGGACGGCATCGCGGCCTACCTCAAGGGGTAG
- a CDS encoding class I SAM-dependent methyltransferase: MTAATPSPSPEVLAAFEAAKGFMPVHEGLALYAAATEAGALGLPLLEVGTYCGRSTILLADAARTAGVSALTVDHHRGSEEQQPGWEYHDPTVVDPEVGLMDTLPTFRRTLHRAGLEEHVVALVGRSPQVAAVWAGPLGLVFIDGGHTHEHANGDYEGWAPHVAEGGLLVIHDVFPDPADGGQAPYRVYLRALASGAFTEVSVTDSLRVLRRTGAGV; the protein is encoded by the coding sequence GTGACCGCCGCCACCCCCTCCCCGTCCCCGGAGGTGCTCGCCGCGTTCGAGGCCGCCAAGGGCTTCATGCCGGTCCACGAGGGGCTCGCCCTGTACGCGGCCGCCACCGAGGCCGGTGCGCTGGGCCTGCCCCTGCTGGAGGTGGGCACCTACTGCGGGCGCTCCACGATCCTGCTGGCCGACGCGGCCCGGACCGCCGGGGTGAGCGCCCTCACCGTGGACCACCACCGGGGCAGCGAGGAGCAGCAGCCGGGCTGGGAGTACCACGACCCGACGGTGGTGGACCCCGAGGTCGGGCTGATGGACACCCTGCCGACGTTCCGCCGCACCCTGCACCGGGCGGGGCTGGAGGAGCACGTGGTGGCGCTGGTCGGTCGCTCCCCGCAGGTGGCCGCGGTCTGGGCCGGGCCGCTGGGCCTGGTCTTCATCGACGGCGGGCACACCCACGAGCACGCGAACGGCGACTACGAGGGATGGGCCCCGCATGTCGCCGAGGGCGGCCTCCTGGTGATCCACGACGTCTTCCCCGACCCGGCCGACGGCGGCCAGGCCCCGTACCGGGTGTATCTGCGGGCACTGGCCTCGGGGGCGTTCACGGAGGTGTCGGTGACGGACTCCCTGCGGGTGCTGCGCCGGACGGGCGCGGGGGTCTGA
- a CDS encoding prenyltransferase/squalene oxidase repeat-containing protein has product MSTPEQTEHLVLPGVLTAAEAAETVRALLAVQCEDGALPWFRGHHLDPWDHTEAAMALDAAGEHAAAERAYDWLARHQNGDGSWYAAYHDGDPERPTDRSRETNFCAYVAVGVWHHYLATGDDAFVDRMWPTVYAAVEFVLRLQQPGGQIAWKREADGTPVNDALLTGSSSIHQALRCALAIAELREEPQPDWELATGALAHAIRKHPERFLDKNRYSMDWYYPVLGGAITGPEATARIQEGWDRFVVPGLGVRCVLPNPWVTGGESCELALALWATGESDRALEILQSIQHLRAEGGLYWTGYVFEGNKAFWPEELTTWTAGSLLLAVAALGGDEATTAVFGGERLPLGLEPDCCR; this is encoded by the coding sequence GTGAGCACTCCCGAACAGACCGAACACCTGGTCCTTCCCGGGGTCCTGACCGCGGCCGAGGCCGCCGAGACGGTCCGGGCCCTGCTCGCGGTCCAGTGCGAGGACGGGGCGCTGCCCTGGTTCCGGGGCCACCACCTCGACCCGTGGGACCACACCGAGGCCGCGATGGCGCTGGATGCCGCCGGGGAGCACGCGGCGGCGGAGCGCGCCTACGACTGGCTGGCCCGCCACCAGAACGGCGACGGCTCCTGGTACGCGGCCTACCACGACGGCGACCCGGAGCGGCCCACCGACCGCAGCCGCGAGACCAACTTCTGCGCGTACGTGGCCGTCGGCGTCTGGCACCACTACCTCGCCACGGGCGACGACGCGTTCGTCGACCGGATGTGGCCGACGGTCTACGCGGCGGTCGAGTTCGTGCTCCGGCTCCAGCAGCCCGGCGGGCAGATCGCCTGGAAGCGCGAGGCCGACGGCACGCCGGTGAACGACGCCCTGCTGACCGGCTCCTCCTCGATCCACCAGGCGCTGCGCTGTGCGCTCGCCATCGCGGAGCTGCGCGAAGAGCCGCAGCCCGACTGGGAGTTGGCGACCGGGGCGCTGGCCCACGCGATCCGCAAACACCCCGAGCGCTTCCTCGACAAGAACCGCTACTCGATGGACTGGTACTACCCGGTCCTCGGCGGCGCGATCACCGGCCCCGAGGCCACCGCCCGCATCCAGGAGGGCTGGGACCGCTTCGTCGTCCCCGGCCTCGGCGTGCGGTGCGTGCTCCCCAACCCCTGGGTCACCGGCGGCGAGAGCTGCGAACTGGCCCTGGCCCTCTGGGCGACGGGCGAGTCGGACCGGGCCCTGGAGATCCTCCAGTCCATCCAGCACCTGCGCGCCGAGGGCGGGTTGTACTGGACGGGATACGTCTTCGAGGGCAACAAGGCCTTCTGGCCCGAGGAACTGACCACCTGGACGGCGGGCTCCCTGCTGCTCGCGGTGGCCGCGCTCGGAGGGGACGAGGCGACCACCGCGGTCTTCGGCGGCGAAAGGCTCCCGCTCGGCCTGGAACCGGACTGCTGCCGCTGA
- a CDS encoding IS701 family transposase, which produces MTSTIPQFDHAVRATTDRLRPVMAGFRPYERAHDGLLSALGTELFASMPRRDQRTKGMAYLQGLLEAEGRKSIRNIAALFGGDATEQSLHHFIVSSTWDWTPVRRALAQYVERVTQPQAYVVRPLIIRRAGETSVGVERRFVPALGQVVNAQQAVGVWAAAPDWSSPLNWRLQLSPRWLADRRHRRQTDIPDSEVPESLDQCSVKAYQELIKKSRLPIRPVVMDAQETDVAAVVGWLRAADTPMLLRIDGTQRLTVEEPAFPRRGVSMTAQQIMSLVWHMRRPGRRPGEEPASPGPVVAVRVTLSHAARREGRSDSSLVLMGVAEHGHWPAELWLTDLTTSSVGELLQLASYARRVERDTKEVADRVGIRDFSGRSFAGWHRHTTLASAAHAIAMLSDRAEPRLLTGTG; this is translated from the coding sequence ATGACGAGCACGATCCCGCAGTTCGATCACGCCGTTCGCGCCACCACAGACCGCCTCAGGCCGGTCATGGCCGGCTTCCGGCCGTACGAAAGGGCTCACGACGGGCTTCTCTCGGCGCTGGGCACGGAATTGTTCGCCTCGATGCCCCGCCGTGATCAGCGGACCAAGGGCATGGCCTACCTGCAGGGACTGCTGGAGGCCGAGGGACGCAAGTCGATACGGAACATCGCCGCGCTCTTCGGCGGCGACGCCACCGAGCAGAGCCTGCACCACTTCATCGTCAGCTCCACCTGGGACTGGACGCCGGTGCGCCGGGCGCTCGCCCAGTACGTGGAGCGGGTCACGCAGCCGCAGGCGTACGTCGTGCGCCCGCTGATCATCCGCCGGGCGGGGGAGACCTCCGTCGGGGTGGAGCGGCGCTTCGTACCGGCGCTCGGGCAGGTGGTCAACGCCCAGCAAGCGGTGGGCGTATGGGCGGCCGCGCCGGACTGGAGCAGCCCGCTGAACTGGCGGCTCCAGCTCTCGCCCCGATGGCTGGCCGACCGGCGCCACCGCCGGCAGACCGACATCCCCGACAGCGAGGTGCCCGAGAGCCTCGACCAGTGCTCGGTCAAGGCGTACCAGGAGCTGATCAAGAAGTCGCGGCTGCCGATCCGGCCCGTCGTGATGGACGCCCAGGAGACCGATGTGGCCGCGGTGGTGGGGTGGTTGCGCGCCGCCGACACCCCGATGCTGCTGCGGATCGACGGCACCCAGCGGCTGACGGTGGAGGAGCCGGCGTTCCCGCGCCGGGGCGTCAGCATGACGGCCCAGCAGATCATGTCGCTCGTCTGGCACATGCGGCGGCCGGGACGGCGGCCCGGCGAGGAGCCCGCGTCCCCCGGCCCGGTGGTCGCCGTCCGGGTGACCCTCTCCCACGCCGCGCGCCGCGAGGGGCGGTCCGACAGCAGCCTGGTGCTGATGGGGGTGGCCGAGCACGGCCACTGGCCCGCGGAGCTGTGGCTCACCGACCTGACCACGTCGAGCGTCGGGGAACTGCTCCAACTGGCCTCCTACGCGCGCCGGGTGGAGCGGGACACCAAGGAGGTCGCCGACCGGGTCGGCATCCGGGACTTCTCCGGCCGCTCGTTCGCCGGCTGGCACCGCCACACCACGCTCGCCTCGGCCGCCCACGCCATCGCGATGCTGAGCGACCGGGCGGAACCGAGGCTGCTGACCGGCACCGGCTGA
- a CDS encoding maleylpyruvate isomerase family mycothiol-dependent enzyme, translating into MTLLSYDRYCDEILVQTDALRATLKGADLAATVPSCPDWTLRQLAVHVGGAHRWVGEIVRGRATEDVPEEKVPGFEGPAADGPEALDAWLAEGADATVAALREAGPDAEVWSWAWERSTTFWVRRMTHETVVHRADAALAARVPYTVDAEVAADTIDEWLRIVSYVQEQGDDPEANELRGGDRSLHLHATDVPGAEWLIELGEDRFTWRHDHAKATVALRGSLTDLMLVFNRRLAPTSDRVEVLGDAELLDFWLDRSSFG; encoded by the coding sequence ATGACGCTTCTTTCTTACGACCGTTACTGCGACGAGATCCTGGTCCAGACCGACGCCCTCCGCGCCACGCTGAAGGGCGCGGACCTCGCCGCGACCGTCCCCTCCTGCCCCGACTGGACCCTGCGGCAGCTCGCCGTGCATGTCGGCGGCGCGCACCGCTGGGTCGGGGAGATCGTCCGGGGCCGGGCCACCGAGGACGTGCCCGAGGAGAAGGTGCCGGGGTTCGAGGGGCCGGCCGCCGACGGTCCGGAGGCGCTGGACGCCTGGCTCGCGGAGGGGGCGGACGCCACCGTCGCCGCGCTGCGGGAGGCGGGGCCGGACGCCGAGGTGTGGAGCTGGGCGTGGGAGCGGAGCACGACGTTCTGGGTGCGGCGCATGACGCACGAGACGGTGGTCCACCGGGCGGACGCGGCGCTCGCCGCGCGGGTCCCGTACACGGTCGACGCCGAGGTGGCCGCCGACACCATCGACGAGTGGCTGCGCATCGTCTCCTACGTCCAGGAGCAGGGCGACGACCCGGAGGCGAACGAACTGCGCGGCGGCGACCGCTCGTTGCACCTGCACGCCACCGACGTACCCGGCGCGGAGTGGCTCATCGAGCTGGGCGAGGACCGCTTCACCTGGCGCCACGACCACGCGAAGGCGACGGTCGCCCTGCGCGGGTCCCTCACCGACCTGATGCTCGTCTTCAACCGCCGCCTGGCGCCGACGAGCGACCGGGTCGAGGTTCTCGGCGACGCGGAGCTGCTGGACTTCTGGCTGGACCGGTCGTCGTTCGGGTGA
- a CDS encoding LLM class F420-dependent oxidoreductase, whose protein sequence is MRLGLALGYWGRGPNPDHLALAQEAERLGYGSVWTAEAWGSDAFTPLTWIAAHTSRIGLGTGIAQMAARTPTATAMHALTLDHLSGGRLLLGLGLSGPQVVEGWYGRPFPKSPLTATREYVEVIRRVLAREAPVEVAGRVHPLPYTGPDATGLGKPLKPITHPLRSSLPVLLGAEGPKNIAQTVEIADGWLPLYWSPYRTDVYAASLTGLREGFMVAPMARAQVCDDVAEGLLPVKAMLGFYIGGMGHAARNFHADLMARMGFEEEARRIQHLFLQGRKEEAIGAVPDAFADEISLIGPRARIAEKLAEWRKGPVTDLLITAPDPHTLRVLAELNA, encoded by the coding sequence ATGCGGCTGGGACTGGCACTCGGCTACTGGGGCCGCGGCCCGAACCCCGACCATCTCGCCCTGGCCCAGGAGGCGGAGCGGCTCGGCTACGGTTCGGTCTGGACGGCGGAGGCGTGGGGCTCGGACGCCTTCACGCCGCTGACCTGGATCGCCGCCCACACCTCCCGGATCGGGCTGGGGACGGGGATCGCGCAGATGGCGGCCCGTACGCCGACGGCGACGGCCATGCACGCCCTCACCCTGGACCACCTCTCGGGCGGCCGGCTGCTGCTGGGCCTCGGCCTGTCCGGGCCGCAGGTGGTGGAGGGGTGGTACGGCCGCCCGTTCCCGAAGAGCCCCCTCACCGCGACCCGCGAGTACGTCGAGGTGATCCGCCGGGTGCTGGCCCGGGAGGCGCCGGTGGAGGTGGCGGGCCGCGTCCACCCCCTCCCGTACACCGGCCCGGACGCCACGGGCCTGGGCAAGCCGCTGAAGCCGATCACCCACCCGCTGCGGTCCTCGCTTCCGGTCCTGCTGGGCGCGGAGGGCCCGAAGAACATCGCGCAGACGGTCGAGATCGCGGACGGCTGGCTCCCCCTGTACTGGTCCCCGTACCGCACGGACGTCTACGCCGCCTCCCTCACCGGCCTCCGCGAGGGCTTCATGGTCGCCCCGATGGCCCGCGCCCAGGTCTGCGACGACGTGGCGGAGGGGCTGCTGCCGGTCAAGGCGATGCTCGGCTTCTACATCGGCGGCATGGGCCACGCGGCCCGCAACTTCCACGCGGACCTGATGGCCCGCATGGGCTTCGAGGAGGAGGCCCGCCGCATCCAGCACCTGTTCCTCCAGGGCCGCAAGGAGGAGGCGATCGGGGCCGTACCGGACGCCTTCGCGGACGAGATCTCCCTGATCGGCCCGCGCGCCCGCATAGCCGAGAAACTGGCGGAGTGGCGCAAGGGCCCGGTGACCGACCTCCTGATCACCGCCCCGGACCCGCACACGCTACGGGTCCTGGCGGAGCTGAACGCCTAG
- a CDS encoding NAD(P)H-dependent oxidoreductase, with protein MTKVAVIYYSSQGNVHKLAVAAAAAAEKAGAEVRLRRTAELSTETVVPGNDAWNKAWAEHLEAVQDIPEAAIEDLEWADAVLWGTPGRYGLPAASLKHFIDQTLPLHMRRGLVNKVMSSFTSTATLHGGQESTLLALNNAFYHWGAIIVPPGVADAIQLAPTNGNPYGVSSVSRNEAGNVDDDNLAAIEYQARRTVEITAALQRGLGTA; from the coding sequence ATGACCAAAGTAGCCGTCATCTACTACTCGTCCCAGGGGAACGTCCACAAGCTCGCCGTCGCGGCCGCCGCGGCTGCCGAGAAGGCGGGCGCCGAGGTGCGGCTGCGCAGGACCGCCGAGCTGTCCACCGAGACCGTCGTCCCCGGCAACGACGCCTGGAACAAGGCGTGGGCCGAGCACCTGGAGGCCGTCCAGGACATCCCCGAGGCCGCCATCGAGGACCTGGAGTGGGCGGACGCCGTGCTCTGGGGCACGCCCGGCCGCTACGGACTGCCCGCCGCCTCGCTCAAGCACTTCATCGACCAGACCCTGCCGCTGCACATGCGGCGCGGGCTCGTGAACAAGGTGATGTCGTCCTTCACCTCCACCGCGACCCTGCACGGCGGTCAGGAGAGCACGCTCCTGGCCCTCAACAACGCCTTCTACCACTGGGGCGCGATCATCGTCCCGCCCGGTGTGGCCGACGCGATCCAGCTGGCCCCGACCAACGGCAACCCGTACGGCGTCAGCAGCGTCTCGCGCAACGAGGCGGGCAACGTCGACGACGACAACCTGGCGGCCATCGAGTACCAGGCCCGCCGCACCGTGGAGATCACCGCGGCACTCCAGCGGGGACTGGGCACGGCCTGA
- a CDS encoding 2,3-dihydro-2,3-dihydroxybenzoate dehydrogenase, whose amino-acid sequence MDNTIALVTGAAGGIGSAVVQALAERGASVAAVDRDAEALDRVAGELTAKGLRVTAYPTDITRADDVERTVAAVESGLGPVDHLVNGAGVLRLGGAVELSDDDWNTTFAVNTGGVFHVSRAVVRRMKERRRGNVVTIASNAAGTPRTEMAAYAASKAAAAMFTKSLGLEVARLGIRCNVVAPGSTDTPMLTSMWSDASGRDRTIAGLPEAFKVGIPLARIAQPADIADAVVFLLSDSAVHITLETLTVDGGATLGN is encoded by the coding sequence ATGGACAACACCATCGCCCTGGTGACCGGAGCGGCCGGAGGCATCGGCAGCGCCGTCGTCCAGGCCCTGGCGGAACGCGGAGCCTCGGTGGCCGCCGTCGACCGTGACGCGGAGGCGCTCGACCGGGTCGCCGGTGAGCTGACCGCGAAGGGGCTGCGGGTCACCGCGTACCCCACGGACATCACCCGCGCCGACGACGTGGAGCGCACCGTGGCGGCGGTCGAGAGCGGTCTCGGCCCCGTCGACCACCTGGTCAACGGGGCGGGCGTCCTGCGGCTCGGCGGGGCCGTCGAGCTGAGCGACGACGACTGGAACACCACCTTCGCCGTCAACACCGGCGGGGTCTTCCACGTCTCGCGCGCCGTCGTCCGCCGGATGAAGGAGCGCCGCCGCGGCAACGTCGTCACCATCGCCTCCAACGCCGCCGGCACCCCCCGTACCGAGATGGCCGCCTACGCCGCCTCCAAGGCCGCCGCCGCGATGTTCACCAAGAGCCTCGGGCTGGAGGTGGCGCGGCTCGGCATCCGCTGCAACGTCGTCGCCCCCGGCTCCACCGACACGCCCATGCTCACCTCCATGTGGAGCGACGCCTCGGGCCGCGACCGGACGATCGCGGGCCTGCCGGAGGCCTTCAAGGTGGGCATCCCGCTGGCCCGGATCGCCCAGCCCGCCGACATCGCGGACGCCGTGGTCTTCCTGCTCTCCGACAGCGCGGTGCACATCACGCTGGAGACCCTCACCGTCGACGGCGGCGCCACCCTCGGCAACTGA
- a CDS encoding class I SAM-dependent methyltransferase: protein MLTVDFTRFPLAAGDRVLDLGCGAGRHAFECYRRGAQVVALDQNGEEIREVAKWFAAMKEAGEAPEGATATAMEGDALNLPFPDDSFDVVIISEVMEHIPDDKGVLAEMVRVLRPGGRIAITVPRYGPEKICWTLSDAYHEVEGGHIRIYKADQLLARIREAGLKPYGTHHAHALHSPYWWLKCAFGVDNDKALPVRAYHKLLVWDIMKKPLATRVAEQLLNPVVGKSFVAYATKPHLPKAEA, encoded by the coding sequence GTGCTGACCGTCGACTTCACCCGCTTCCCGCTCGCCGCCGGCGACCGAGTGCTCGACCTGGGCTGCGGTGCCGGCCGGCACGCCTTCGAGTGTTACCGGCGCGGTGCGCAGGTCGTCGCCCTCGACCAGAACGGCGAGGAGATCCGCGAGGTCGCCAAGTGGTTCGCCGCGATGAAGGAGGCCGGGGAGGCGCCCGAGGGCGCCACCGCCACCGCGATGGAGGGCGACGCCCTCAACCTGCCCTTCCCCGACGACTCCTTCGACGTCGTGATCATCTCCGAGGTCATGGAGCACATCCCGGACGACAAGGGCGTCCTCGCGGAGATGGTCCGGGTCCTCAGGCCGGGCGGCCGGATCGCCATCACCGTCCCGCGCTACGGCCCCGAGAAGATCTGCTGGACCCTCTCCGACGCCTACCACGAGGTCGAGGGCGGCCACATCCGCATCTACAAGGCCGACCAGCTCCTCGCCCGGATCCGCGAGGCCGGGCTCAAGCCGTACGGCACCCACCACGCGCACGCCCTGCACTCGCCGTACTGGTGGCTGAAGTGCGCCTTCGGCGTGGACAACGACAAGGCCCTCCCGGTGCGGGCGTACCACAAGCTGCTGGTCTGGGACATCATGAAGAAACCGCTCGCCACCCGGGTCGCGGAGCAGCTGCTCAACCCGGTCGTCGGCAAGAGCTTCGTCGCGTACGCCACCAAGCCGCACCTTCCGAAGGCCGAGGCGTGA